The following are encoded in a window of Pseudomonas multiresinivorans genomic DNA:
- a CDS encoding WD40/YVTN/BNR-like repeat-containing protein: MQIPFKRLMLLGALLLAGAAQADESADGFVDVLDLPAAYSNVPSRVPLLAITRVDKRLVSVGQRGHILYSDDGGSDWRQAEVPVSSDLTAVRFPTPQDGWAVGHDGVVLHSADGGVHWQRQLDGRQIGQLMIDYYNAHPQPDNATWLEQARRFKEEGADKPFLDLWFRDANEGFVVGAFNLILRTTDGGRTWEPWNHRIDNPQSLHLTAMAASGDGLFIVGEQGLLLRLDRQQERFVALQSPYAGSFFGVVAQPGLVFAYGLRGHAVRSVDGGESWSAVDTGLPVSLTAASFDANGRLYLFSQAGQGLVSDNRGASFKALELAERLPVSGAVAGPGRLLLVGTRGVRENAMPVR; encoded by the coding sequence ATGCAGATCCCCTTCAAGCGCCTGATGCTCCTGGGCGCCTTGCTGCTGGCGGGCGCTGCCCAGGCAGATGAAAGCGCCGACGGATTCGTCGACGTGCTCGACCTGCCGGCGGCCTACAGCAACGTCCCCAGCCGCGTGCCGCTGCTGGCGATCACCCGCGTCGACAAACGCCTGGTGAGCGTCGGCCAGCGCGGCCACATTCTCTACTCGGATGACGGCGGCAGCGACTGGCGCCAGGCCGAAGTGCCGGTCAGTTCGGACCTCACCGCCGTGCGTTTCCCGACGCCGCAGGATGGCTGGGCCGTGGGCCACGACGGCGTAGTCCTGCATAGCGCCGATGGCGGCGTGCACTGGCAGCGTCAACTCGATGGCCGGCAGATCGGCCAGTTGATGATCGATTACTACAACGCCCACCCGCAGCCGGACAACGCTACCTGGCTGGAGCAGGCGCGGCGATTCAAGGAGGAGGGCGCCGACAAGCCTTTCCTCGACCTGTGGTTCCGCGATGCCAACGAAGGCTTCGTGGTCGGTGCCTTCAACCTGATCCTGCGTACCACCGATGGCGGGCGCACCTGGGAGCCCTGGAACCATCGCATTGACAACCCGCAGTCCCTGCACCTGACCGCCATGGCGGCAAGCGGTGACGGGCTGTTCATCGTCGGCGAGCAGGGGCTGTTGCTGCGCCTCGACCGCCAGCAGGAGCGCTTCGTCGCCCTGCAGTCGCCCTATGCCGGCAGCTTCTTCGGCGTGGTCGCGCAGCCTGGCCTGGTGTTCGCCTACGGCCTGCGCGGGCACGCGGTGCGCAGTGTCGACGGCGGAGAGAGCTGGAGCGCGGTGGATACCGGCCTGCCGGTGAGCCTGACCGCCGCCAGCTTCGACGCCAACGGCCGGCTGTACCTGTTCAGCCAGGCTGGCCAGGGACTGGTCAGCGATAACCGCGGCGCCAGCTTCAAAGCCCTGGAACTGGCCGAGCGCCTGCCCGTCAGCGGCGCCGTGGCCGGCCCCGGCCGCCTGCTGCTGGTCGGCACCCGCGGCGTTCGCGAGAACGCCATGCCGGTGCGCTGA
- a CDS encoding ABC transporter ATP-binding protein, whose product MQHFVDLLGLGKRYGNLQVLSDLSLSIRQGEFLTLLGPSGSGKSTTLMMLAGFVEPSEGHIEMDGRDITQLSPDQRDFGVVFQGYALFPHMSVAQNVAYPLRIRKVPGAEIERRVAEVLERVGLAGMGNRGIAQLSGGQQQRVALARALVFKPRLLLLDEPLSALDRRLRQEMQGELARMHKDFGTTFVFVTHDQEEALALSDRIAVFNKGRLEQVGTPREVYERPASRFVANFLGDTNLLEVGVVRREAEATLCDFRGQHLRVAHSAQASQGGKSWLAVRPEHIDLRPLQDAGRDNGLCATVGNATYQGAHVNLELTLEQGERLDLRLPVAHPLLADLRSGQRYWCSWSPQHCHLLSA is encoded by the coding sequence ATGCAGCATTTCGTCGACTTGCTCGGCCTGGGCAAGCGCTACGGCAACCTGCAGGTCCTGAGCGACCTCAGCCTGAGCATTCGCCAGGGCGAATTCCTCACGCTGCTGGGGCCCTCGGGCTCTGGTAAAAGCACCACGCTGATGATGCTCGCCGGTTTCGTCGAGCCCAGCGAAGGGCATATCGAGATGGACGGCCGCGACATCACCCAGCTGTCGCCGGATCAGCGCGATTTCGGCGTGGTGTTTCAGGGCTACGCGCTGTTCCCGCACATGAGCGTGGCGCAGAACGTCGCTTACCCGCTGCGCATCCGCAAGGTGCCGGGCGCGGAGATCGAGCGCCGGGTGGCCGAGGTGCTGGAGCGCGTCGGCCTGGCCGGCATGGGCAATCGCGGCATCGCCCAGCTCTCCGGCGGCCAGCAGCAGCGCGTGGCGCTGGCCCGTGCGCTGGTGTTCAAACCCAGGCTCTTGCTGCTCGACGAACCGCTGTCCGCCCTCGACCGCCGCCTGCGCCAGGAAATGCAGGGCGAACTGGCGCGCATGCACAAGGATTTCGGCACCACCTTCGTCTTCGTCACCCACGACCAGGAAGAAGCCCTGGCGCTCTCCGACCGCATCGCCGTGTTCAACAAGGGCCGCCTGGAGCAGGTCGGCACCCCGCGCGAAGTCTACGAACGCCCAGCCAGCCGTTTCGTCGCCAACTTCCTCGGCGACACCAACCTGCTGGAGGTTGGCGTGGTACGACGCGAAGCCGAGGCCACGCTCTGCGATTTCCGTGGCCAGCACCTGCGCGTGGCCCATTCGGCCCAGGCGAGCCAGGGCGGCAAGAGCTGGCTGGCAGTGCGCCCGGAGCATATCGACCTGCGCCCGCTGCAGGACGCCGGCCGCGACAACGGCCTGTGCGCCACCGTCGGCAATGCCACTTACCAGGGTGCCCACGTCAACCTCGAACTGACCCTGGAGCAGGGCGAGCGCCTCGACCTGCGCCTGCCGGTTGCGCACCCGCTGCTGGCCGATCTGCGCAGCGGCCAGCGCTACTGGTGCAGCTGGTCGCCACAACACTGCCACCTGTTGTCCGCCTGA
- a CDS encoding LysR substrate-binding domain-containing protein: protein MPSLIALRAFEALVRQGSISRAALELHVTHGAVSHQVKKLEEELGMALVERQGKGVKLTAAGRQLSQQISSAFDQLRDIRRALPSEEPAGELRIACAPALLARVSSLLEKFLRNYQEVALHLLPMSSDLGQVDMVISFGETHIEGQRFAALGDIRYFPVCSPRLLNTQEHLRKPRDLARQVLLHEDDGFDWSRYFLAAGVPGLQARQNVFLPDAYLTIRAALAGGGVTISDHILAGEELAEGRLVRLFDIDFPAPHPYFLIIPPHGNQALAREFADWLLHELEAIPAFD, encoded by the coding sequence ATGCCCTCCCTCATCGCCCTGCGCGCTTTCGAGGCGCTGGTCCGGCAAGGCAGCATCAGCCGTGCGGCGCTGGAGCTGCACGTCACCCACGGGGCGGTCAGCCACCAGGTGAAGAAGCTGGAAGAAGAGCTGGGCATGGCCTTGGTGGAGCGCCAGGGCAAGGGCGTGAAGCTGACCGCCGCCGGGCGCCAGCTGAGCCAGCAGATCAGCAGCGCCTTCGACCAGTTGCGCGACATCCGCCGCGCCCTGCCCAGCGAGGAACCCGCCGGCGAACTGCGCATTGCCTGCGCCCCGGCGCTGCTCGCGCGGGTGTCTTCGCTGCTGGAGAAATTCCTGCGCAATTACCAGGAGGTCGCCCTGCACCTGCTGCCGATGAGTAGCGACCTGGGCCAGGTGGACATGGTGATTTCCTTCGGCGAGACGCACATCGAGGGCCAGCGCTTCGCCGCGCTGGGCGACATCCGCTACTTCCCGGTATGCAGCCCGCGCCTGCTCAACACCCAGGAACACCTGCGCAAACCGCGCGACCTGGCGCGCCAGGTGCTATTGCACGAGGACGATGGTTTCGACTGGAGCCGCTACTTCCTCGCCGCGGGCGTGCCCGGCCTGCAGGCGCGGCAGAACGTCTTCCTGCCCGACGCCTACCTGACCATCCGCGCCGCGCTGGCCGGCGGCGGCGTGACCATCAGCGACCACATCCTGGCCGGCGAGGAGCTGGCCGAGGGCCGCCTGGTGCGCCTGTTCGATATCGACTTCCCGGCGCCCCACCCCTACTTCTTGATCATCCCGCCCCACGGTAACCAGGCCCTGGCGCGGGAGTTCGCGGATTGGTTGCTGCACGAACTGGAGGCGATTCCGGCGTTTGACTGA
- a CDS encoding efflux RND transporter permease subunit: MVDLKQGEMPVVRELRDFDAHSGNLLERLVFNHRALFIALIALVTLVLGYMAVTRLEMRPAFEKMIPHGDPYIRNYLDNRAALRGLGNSVRVVVENPSGDIFDPAYIDSLRQISDQLFLSHGVDRAWMKSLWSPAVRWTEVTEEGFQGGPVMPDGYDGKPEAIGQLRQNIARAGIVGSLVGNDFRSSMLVVPLLDRDSATGKGIDYREFSRALDELRLKYEYLGDARAFAAGEEGKGPVRLHVIGFAKLVGDLIDGLLRVMLFFGLAVVTAFVIIFFYTRCLRSSLLVIGCSLMAVVWQLGLVAWLGYALDPYSILVPFLIFAIGVSHATQKMNGIMQDIGRGTHKQVAARNTFRRLFLAGVTALLSDAVGFAVLMLIDIPVIQDLAIAASIGVAVLIFTSLLMMPVALSYVGVSQRAAERALREERQVDRQQGLGKLWAMLDHFTERRWATVALAVAALLGVGGLLVSQHLQIGDLDAGAPELRADSRYNRDNAYITSHYALSSDLFAVMVKTAPEGCLNYRTLILADRLGWALQQHEGVQATTSLVNAVRQITAGTYEGNPKFASLQRNQDVLNYAAQQASVNTPELFNTECSLMPVIAFLKDHKAQTLDEVAGIAENFARANSTPDRQFLLAAGSAGIEAATNRVVREANHRMLFYVYAAVGIFCLITFRSWRATLVALLPLVLTSILCEALMVMMGIGVKVATLPVIALGVGIGVDYALYLLSVQLQLQRAGLPLSVAYQQAVAFTGKVVALVGVTLAAGVITWAWSPIKFQADMGILLTFMFLWNMLGALILIPALSHFLLGGRKL; this comes from the coding sequence ATGGTCGACCTCAAGCAAGGTGAGATGCCTGTAGTCCGCGAACTGCGGGACTTCGACGCCCACAGCGGCAACCTGCTGGAGCGCCTGGTGTTCAACCACCGCGCGCTGTTCATCGCGCTGATCGCCCTGGTCACCCTGGTGCTGGGCTACATGGCCGTGACCCGCCTGGAGATGCGCCCGGCCTTCGAGAAGATGATCCCCCACGGTGATCCCTACATCCGCAATTACCTGGACAACCGTGCCGCGCTGCGCGGCCTGGGCAACTCGGTGCGGGTGGTGGTGGAGAACCCCAGCGGCGACATCTTCGACCCAGCCTACATCGACAGCCTGCGGCAGATCAGTGACCAGTTGTTCCTGAGCCACGGTGTAGACCGCGCCTGGATGAAGTCGCTGTGGTCGCCGGCGGTGCGCTGGACCGAGGTCACCGAAGAAGGCTTCCAGGGCGGCCCGGTGATGCCCGACGGCTACGATGGCAAGCCCGAGGCCATCGGCCAGTTGCGCCAGAACATTGCCCGCGCCGGCATCGTCGGCAGCCTGGTAGGCAACGATTTCCGTTCCAGCATGCTGGTGGTGCCGTTGTTGGACCGCGACTCGGCCACCGGCAAGGGGATCGACTACCGAGAATTCTCCCGTGCCCTCGACGAGTTGCGCCTGAAGTACGAGTACCTGGGCGATGCCCGCGCCTTTGCCGCGGGCGAGGAGGGCAAGGGCCCGGTGCGCCTGCACGTGATCGGCTTCGCCAAGCTGGTGGGCGACCTGATCGACGGCCTGCTGCGGGTGATGCTGTTCTTCGGCCTGGCGGTGGTCACTGCCTTCGTCATCATCTTCTTCTACACCCGCTGCCTGCGCAGCAGCCTGCTGGTGATCGGTTGCTCGCTGATGGCGGTGGTCTGGCAACTCGGTCTGGTGGCCTGGCTGGGCTACGCGCTGGACCCGTATTCGATCCTGGTGCCGTTCCTGATCTTCGCCATCGGCGTGTCCCACGCCACTCAGAAGATGAACGGCATCATGCAGGACATTGGCCGCGGCACCCACAAGCAGGTGGCTGCGCGCAACACCTTCCGCCGCCTGTTCCTCGCCGGCGTCACCGCGCTGCTCTCAGACGCCGTGGGCTTCGCCGTGCTGATGCTGATCGACATCCCGGTGATCCAGGACCTGGCCATCGCCGCCAGCATCGGCGTCGCGGTGCTGATCTTCACTTCGCTGCTGATGATGCCGGTGGCGCTGTCCTATGTCGGCGTCAGCCAGCGGGCCGCCGAGCGAGCCCTGCGCGAGGAACGCCAGGTGGATCGCCAGCAGGGGCTTGGCAAGCTGTGGGCAATGCTGGACCACTTCACCGAGCGGCGCTGGGCTACTGTCGCGCTGGCCGTGGCGGCGCTGTTGGGCGTGGGCGGCCTGCTGGTCAGCCAGCACCTGCAGATCGGCGACCTCGACGCTGGCGCGCCGGAACTGCGCGCGGACTCGCGCTACAACCGCGACAACGCCTATATCACCAGCCATTACGCGCTCTCCAGCGACCTCTTCGCGGTGATGGTGAAAACCGCTCCGGAAGGCTGCCTGAACTACCGCACGCTGATCCTCGCCGACCGCCTCGGCTGGGCGCTGCAACAGCACGAAGGTGTGCAGGCGACGACTTCGCTGGTCAACGCGGTGCGCCAGATCACCGCCGGCACCTATGAGGGCAACCCCAAGTTCGCCAGCCTGCAGCGCAATCAGGACGTGCTCAACTATGCCGCCCAGCAGGCTTCGGTGAACACTCCGGAGCTGTTCAACACCGAATGCTCGCTGATGCCGGTGATCGCCTTCCTCAAGGACCACAAGGCGCAGACCCTGGACGAAGTGGCCGGCATCGCCGAGAACTTCGCCCGCGCCAACAGCACGCCGGACCGCCAGTTCCTCCTGGCCGCCGGCAGCGCCGGCATCGAGGCGGCGACCAACCGCGTGGTGCGCGAGGCCAACCACCGCATGCTGTTCTACGTCTATGCGGCGGTGGGCATCTTCTGCCTGATCACCTTCCGCAGCTGGCGCGCAACCCTGGTGGCGCTGCTACCGCTGGTGCTGACCTCGATTCTCTGCGAAGCGCTGATGGTGATGATGGGCATTGGCGTGAAGGTCGCCACGCTGCCGGTGATCGCGTTGGGCGTGGGGATTGGGGTGGACTACGCGCTCTACCTGCTCAGCGTGCAGCTGCAATTGCAACGGGCCGGGTTGCCACTGTCGGTGGCGTACCAGCAGGCCGTAGCGTTCACCGGCAAGGTGGTCGCGCTGGTCGGCGTGACCCTGGCGGCAGGGGTGATCACCTGGGCCTGGTCGCCGATCAAGTTCCAGGCGGACATGGGCATCCTGCTGACCTTCATGTTCCTGTGGAACATGCTCGGGGCGCTGATCCTGATTCCGGCGTTGTCGCATTTCCTCCTCGGCGGGCGGAAGCTCTGA